In the Flavobacterium acetivorans genome, one interval contains:
- a CDS encoding NADH-quinone oxidoreductase subunit B, producing the protein MSNSNIKMVEPPEGVVGEGFFATKLNDVVGLARANSLWPLPFATSCCGIEFMATMASHYDLARFGSERVSFSPRQADMLLVMGTISKKMAPILRQVYEQMSEPRWVIAVGACATSGGIFDTYSVLQGIDKVIPVDVYVPGCPPRPEQIVDGVMRLQELVKNESVRRRSSPEYQELLASYNIK; encoded by the coding sequence ATGAGCAATTCAAATATAAAAATGGTTGAACCGCCAGAAGGTGTTGTAGGCGAAGGTTTCTTTGCCACAAAACTAAATGATGTTGTAGGTTTAGCTAGAGCTAATTCACTTTGGCCTTTGCCTTTTGCAACTTCTTGTTGCGGTATTGAGTTCATGGCGACCATGGCATCTCATTATGATTTGGCACGATTTGGATCTGAGCGTGTGAGTTTCTCTCCGCGTCAAGCAGATATGCTGCTGGTAATGGGAACTATTTCGAAAAAAATGGCCCCAATTTTACGCCAGGTATATGAACAAATGTCAGAACCTCGTTGGGTTATTGCTGTTGGTGCTTGCGCAACATCAGGAGGAATTTTTGACACCTACTCTGTCCTTCAAGGAATTGACAAAGTAATTCCGGTTGATGTTTATGTTCCAGGTTGCCCTCCGAGGCCAGAGCAAATTGTAGATGGAGTAATGAGATTGCAAGAACTAGTAAAAAATGAATCTGTAAGAAGAAGAAGTTCTCCAGAGTACCAAGAATTATTAGCTTCTTATAATATCAAATAA
- a CDS encoding NADH-quinone oxidoreductase subunit A, whose translation MQSDQLNYIPILIQFLLAVGFVAGTIIVSGKLGPKRSSKVKDANFECGIESVGNARIPFSVKYFLVAILFVLFDIEVIFLYPWAVNFKELGIEGMIKMLIFMSLLLIGFFYIIKKKALEWE comes from the coding sequence ATGCAATCTGATCAATTAAATTATATTCCTATTTTAATACAGTTTTTACTGGCTGTTGGATTTGTTGCAGGAACAATCATCGTTTCTGGAAAATTAGGCCCAAAAAGGTCTTCTAAAGTTAAAGATGCTAATTTCGAGTGTGGGATCGAATCCGTAGGAAATGCTCGAATTCCTTTTTCGGTAAAATATTTTCTTGTTGCCATTCTTTTTGTTCTGTTTGACATCGAAGTAATTTTCCTTTATCCTTGGGCTGTCAACTTCAAAGAACTTGGTATCGAAGGCATGATTAAAATGTTGATATTCATGTCTTTACTTCTTATTGGCTTTTTCTATATCATCAAGAAGAAAGCTTTAGAGTGGGAATAA